The following nucleotide sequence is from Acidobacteriota bacterium.
TCCCGGGCCAGGCGTCAACAAACTGTGGGTGATCGCCATCGGCACCAACCCCAAAGGCATTCGCACCAAGAGCTTTCAGGACGCGGGCGGCTCATGGGAGCGCTCGCGCTCCGGCGTGATTCACTGAGGCATGGGCTCGCGCACCGGCTTTGTCATGGAAAAACTGATGCCCGGTGAGTGGGAGGCATTTCATGAGAAGAACGACGTGCCTTCCGGCCATCTGCACATCCATACCTACTTCACGACCATAGATGTTACGACAGCCGACGGCCGCGTCATTCGTCTGCTCGACAAAGGCCGGCTGACGGTGCTCGATGACCCCAAGGTGCGGCAGGTGGCGGCGAAGTATGGCGACCCGGACGTGATTCTGCAGGAAGTCCGGAACCCCGCCATGCCCGGCATCAACGTTCTCGGCAACTACATGGAGGACTACGGAAAGGATCCCGTCTCCTACATCAAGAAAGAATTCATCAACAACTATAAGTACTAGACCATTTTTCGGGATAGTGTATCCGAGCCACGCCATTACTGGCGCGGCTCCGATTTGGTCACAGCATCAGCAAATATTCTTTAGTGGGTGAAGAAGAAACAGACAACCCTCGGCCCCGAGTTCGGCGCCGAAGGCGCGAACGTCGGGCATGAGATCGCTTGACCCCGGACGGAAGGCTTCCGCGGAAGTGGTCAGCGTAATCATCGCGGGACGGGCGTTGGAGCCCACGCGCAGACTCAAGTAAGCCAGCAACCCCCCGGAAATGCTGGTCGCGGACGGATCGGAAAGCTCCGCGGGAATCGTCACGGTCGAGGTGTCGATGCCATTCGCGTTCTTCGCCGTCGTCACATCCGCGCTGAATTTCAATCTTCCGTTGTCGCCCGCAAGGCCAGCCTCCACCTTGTCAAACTTCACGTTGGCGCTCACGAAAGTCACTTTCAATCTCACTCGGCCAACGGCAATGGACTCTGGCGGAGTGAAATAGATGGGCACCAGCGCCGCTTGCTCCGGCTGTCCGGAAGTCTTGCCAAGCGTAATGCGCATGGTCTTCTGGACATTGATCTCCGACTCCTGCGCGGAGGCGATGGCGAACACTGGGGCCAGAGCCAGCAATCGTGGGCCAACCAGCACGGCCACGCTTAGACTGCGCCATACAGCCATCATTTGAAGCCCTCTCTGAGCATCAAACATCCACCCACCCGGCGCGGACACTGCATTTGTTAATTACACCAGACATATCATCTACTAATGACAATCTGCACAATCAGCTTGACTTAGGTACCCAACGCGAGTAAAAAAGTCTCACCACTTTGCTATCGATCAAATTGTCCGAGCCTTAAAGATGTATCTTCAGGAGGTCCACATCATGCGAACCGCAACGGCCACATTTGTGAGTGCGCTCATGTTGTTTTGGGTATGTTTGGCGGAAGCTCAACTTACCACCGGAACCATCAGCGGATCGGCCACCGATCCCAGTGGAGCCCTGGTGCCCGGCGCCAACGTCACGGTGAAGAATCTGGAGACTGGCATCTCCCGCAGCACCGTAACCGGAGGCAGTGGCCGCTATGAAGTTCCCAATCTCCCGGTGGGAAATTATGAAGTAAGCGCGGAGATGAACGGATTCAAGAAAACCATTCGCAGCGGAATCGAGCTGACCGTGGGTCGCACAGCGGTGGTGGATATGGCCCTGCAGGTGGGCGAAGTCACGCAAGCGGTAACCGTAACTGACGAAGTATCGCTGGTGGAAACCGCGTCGGCCACCGTATCCAGTTTGGTGGATGAGAAGAAGGTCGCCGACCTGCCGCTCAACAACCGCGATCTGACGCAACTGGTCTTCCTGCAACCCGGAGTGCTGCAAGTGCCTAGGGAGCAGGGGAATATTGGTTATCGCAGCGGCATGGGAGCCACCTTCTCGGTGGGTGGCGCGCGCGGCAACCAGAACACCTTTTTGCTGGATGGCATGTCCAACTCCGACCCGTCAGGAAACGCGGCGGGCGCCGCCCAGTCTTATATCGGCGCCGAGACGGTGAAGGAATTTCAGATCATCATCAACAATTATTCCGCCGAATACCAAAGTTTGCCCGGCGCCATTGTCAGCGCCGTAACCAAGTCGGGGACCAACACACTGCACGGCTCGATCTTTGAATATGCGCGCAATGACAACTTCGATGCCACCAAGTGGGACAACAAGATTGTTCCTTTGGCCGCCGGACAGAAATCCGTCAAGAATGAGTTCAAGCGGAATCAGTTTGGCGGAGCGATCGGCGGGCCCATTGTCAGGGACCACACTTTTTACTTCGCCAGCTATGAAGGGTTGCGCGAACGCCAGGCGGCCAGCGACACCGCTTTTGTGCCGACCGTTGCCGCCCGGCAGGGGATATTGCCGATCACCACTTCACTGACGGCGGCCAATTGCACGGCTTCAAGCGGCGTGGTGGACCTGGCCAACGCAGTCTGCGCGCTGCCCGTGGCGGCATCGGTCCGGGCGCATCTGGCGCTATGGCCCGTTCCTGGAGTGGGGAACACCATGGGCAATTCCGATAACGGGCGCGTTGAAATTTTCGGCGTGCAGCGCGCGCCGGTCAATGACGACTACGTGAACGGGAAAATCGATCACCAGTTTGCGGGGCAGAGAGCCGGATTCATCTCCGGGACTTTCAGCTTTGATGACGCCAACCGCGACATCCTGCGCATGTTGGGCGACTTGGCGAACCGCGGCACGCTATCCAGAAAGTATGTTCTCGCCTTCAAGCACACTAGCGTGCTGACTCCCGCGACCATCAATGAATTTGGCTTTGGATTCAATCGCACCAATATCATTGGGGAAATTCCCCTGGATGGCGATTCGGACATCGCCGGGCTGGCCTTCCTCCCCGGCGCGAAGCGGCTCGGGCAGTTGAGCGTCGGGAACATCGCCAGCCTCGGTTACTCCAACAGCGAAGCGCCCACCTTGGAACGAACGATTTCCCTCAAGGACGGATTGTCGCTCAGCCGCGGCAACCATTCCTTCCGCACCGGGGTCGAACTCCAACTGATTCGCGACGAGGACAACAGTTGTCCTCCGGGATGCTACGGCAACTATAACTTTCAGGATCTCCGCCGCTTCATTACCGGCGTGGTGCGCCGCTATGATGCGCTGCTGCCAACGGCAGCGGGATTTCCGGGCTTTAAGATGAAGCAGTCGCTTTTCGGGGCGTACTTCCAGGACGATTACCGGATCATGAATTCGCTCACGCTGAATCTAGGGATGCGTTATGAGTTTGTTACCATTCCCAAAGAGGTCAATGGTAATCTCCGCATCATGAAACGATTTGAGGATCCGGCGCTGGTGCCCGGCCCGTTCTTTGCGAGCAATCCCACGACCAAGAGTTTCAGCCCACGATTCGGGTTTGCCTACGCTCCCGGTTCGCGCAAGACCTCCATCCGCGGCGGCGCGGGAATCTTTTACGATCACCCGATGCTCTATGAGACCCGCACTAATCTTGGCGAGATGCCGCCGTTCCGCTCGGTCGGTCAAGTGAGCATTGACAATCCCGGCACGCCGGCCATCCCGTTTCCCAACGGCTACGGCGCCATCACCTCGCCGAACGTGACGCTGACGACGAACCTGCGCACCGCGCAATGGAATATCGATACAACCTACATCTACCGCTGGAACCTGACGCTACAACGCGAGATCATGGGCGACTGGCTGGTCTCGGCGGGCTACACCGGTTCACGCGCCGTGCATCTGTGGAACCAGTACGTGCCCAACCTGAACAAGTGGATCGGGTGGCCCAATCAGCCGACCGGCGCGAAGTACTTCCCAGCGACGAATGAGGCCGGCTTCGGCGGTCGTATTCAACCGAACTTCGCGCAGATTCGCTGGCAGGCTTCCAATGGCAGCAGCTACCATCACGGTCTGGCCTTGAGCGGTCAACGGCGCCTCCGCAACGGCCTGCAATTCCAGATCTCCTACAACTTCGCCAAGACCATCGATCAAGGCACCGACGTTACCGGCGGAGAACTGGGAACCAATCAGCGGACTCTCTACATGTGGGACACGCACCTGCTGAAGGCGCTTTCCTCGCAGGATGTCCGGCACGCCTTTACGGCCAACTATTCCTACGAGCTGCCCCTGGCAAGAGGAAGAACAGGCATCGCAGGAGCCATTGCCAAAGGGTGGCAGTTGAACGGCATCATCACTCTGACCTCCGGCTATCCGCTCACCATCGTGGACTCCAACTCCGCTCAATTGACGCGCATGGCGGAAAACGGCGGCTTGGCCGTGAATATGATTCCCAATGGAGACAGCAATCCCACCGTGGGGACCACGGCCGGATGCGGCACGGGCACGAGCGCCGTGACGGGTGGACAGACTCTGGGCGCGGCTCACAGAAGCGGCGGCATTCTCTATTACGACCCCTGCCAGTTTGAAGCTTCGACGCTCGGCTACTACGGCACTCTGGGACGCAACACGTTGATCACTCCCGGCCTGGCCTCAACTGATTTTTCATTGTTCAAGAACTTCGATCTTTCCGAGGGGCGGCGCTTCCAATTCCGGGCTGAACTGTTCAACGTGTTGAATCGCGTGAACCTTTCAATTCCCGATACAACTCCGCTGGATGCCAATGGCATCCGGGACTCCGCTGCTGGCCGGATCAACGCCACCCGTGGCTCGGCCCGCCAGATCCAGTTTGCATTGAAGTATATTTTTTAGCAGGCGCGCGATGGAGCGCTGCGAATGCAAGGTCAAAAGCTGTTGGAGGTGGATGTGTCTGATCTGAGCAGGCTAAAGCGATTTGCATTCCTCATTATGTTACTGGCGGGGACCGGCATCCTGCGGGCGCAGCAGACCGTCAACGTGCCCGCCGAGATGGTTCAGTACCCTGACCTGATCATCTTCAACGGCAAGATCGTCACCATGGACGACACCACTCCCACCGGACCTGTCGGAAAAATCGTGGAGGCCATGGCCATTCGCGGCGACCGCATCCAGTTTCTTGGGAGCAGCCAGCAGGTGCAGCGCTATGCCGGCCCGCAGACCCGCAAGATCGATCTGAAGGGCAGGACGGTGGTGCCGGGATTGATCGACACGCACAACCACTTGCATGATTCGTTCATCGGCGCATGGGCGCGCAAGAACCCGCAGGAAGTGCTGCGCTTCCGCAAATCGTTCAGCGTTACGGGAAAGACATTCGAGGATTTGACGAAGGGCATCGAGCTGGTCATCAAGGAGCAGATGGCCAGCGCGCCGCCGGAACAGTGGGCCACCATCAGCCTGCCGGGCCGAGGCCCCAACGGACTGGGCATCGGCACCGTTTACATGACCGAGAAGACGATGACGCGCGAGAAGCTGGATGCGCTCGCGCCCACGCGCCCGGTGGCCGTCGATACCGAGTCCGCGTTCCTGCTCAACACGGCCGGGCGCGATGCCTATATGAAGATGTTCGAGGTGGACCCGACCGCAGAGAACGAGGCCAGCACACTGCTCAATCCGCAGATCGGCCGCACGCTGATCACCGAGCAGTATTTCCGGACCCGCGTCCCGCTCCTCGCCAATATTGTGGAGGACGGGCTGAAACATTTTGCCGCCCTGGGATTCACCACGTTCAGCTCGCATATCGTGGGATTCCCGATTCACGATGCGTATACGAAGCTGGCACGTGAAAACCGTCTGCCCGTGCGTTTTGGATTCGCGCATCGCTACTGTCAGGTGATGGCGGTGGACATCTCGGGCTGTTTCGCGCGGCTGGGCGATATGGCGGGATTTGGTAACGACTACTTCTGGAACGTGGGCGTAACACTCGGCGGGCTGGATAGTGACGCGCCGGGCATATGCAGCACGATGGAGGCCGTCCCGCAGATCAAGGCCATGGAGGATTGCCGCTTCATGCCCGGCACGCCGTATCACGATGCCATCTACACTGCGTTCCGCTCGCATCTGCGCTATGTGGTTAATCACGTAATGGGCGACCGGAGCATGGACATCTTCCTGGATATTGTCGACAAGGCCATGAAGGATGATCCCAGCATGGATTTAAACTACATCCGCTCGCTGCGCCTGAGTTCGGACCACTGCGGATTCTATCCGCGACAAGACCAAATTCCTCGTATGGCGAAATTTGGAATGCATTTTAGCTGCGGCCCCAAAGAGATCGACGACATGGGCAGCTACATTCCCAAGATTTATGCGGAACGCTATGCCAAGCAAATTGAGCCGATCAAGAGCATGTTGGCCGGGGGACTCATCGTGGCCAACGAAGGCGCCGGCAACGGCCTGGACGACGTGAACCCCACGGCATTCGCGCGGTACTTTCCCTTCATCAGCCGCAAGCGTACCAATGGCGTGTTGATCGCGCCGGAAGAAGCGATTGACCGCGTGCAACTGCTCAAGATGTCCACTTCATTCGCCGCTTCCTACCTGATGCGGGAGAAGGAAATTGGAACACTCGAACCCGGCAAGATGGCCGACTTCGTGGTCTTCAACAAGGACTACTTCACCATCCCGGAAGCGGAGATTACCAGCGTGGTTCCGCTGATGGTGGTAACGGGCGGCAAGACCATTGTGCTGCGCGACGAATACGCCAAGGAAGCAGGCATGCCCGCCGTGGGTCCTCAGCTCAAGTTCAGTTACGAAGTGCCCAGGGCTAACGCGCAAGCGCGAGACGGCGACGCCATGGACGCCACCGAGTTGCTCAGACGTAATTAGTGAGGATCGCAAATAGTTGTGCGCCGGTTCTCCGTCAGGGCACGACTTTAGTCGTGCCGACGCAGGCTGATTTGAATGAGGCTTTAACCCCTGAGATGTGTCCCTCGGCGGTTAGAACCGCTGGGTTGCAAGTGGGTTTTCGGCACGGCTAAAGTCGTGCCCTGACGGGGAACTTGCGCGCGCTATTATGTGATAGTCGGTATTTCTAGTTTGCAGTGTGGAGTCGAGGAGGGTCCCATGTTCGGAGCCATGTTCGAAGTAAGTCAGACAGTG
It contains:
- a CDS encoding TonB-dependent receptor is translated as MYLQEVHIMRTATATFVSALMLFWVCLAEAQLTTGTISGSATDPSGALVPGANVTVKNLETGISRSTVTGGSGRYEVPNLPVGNYEVSAEMNGFKKTIRSGIELTVGRTAVVDMALQVGEVTQAVTVTDEVSLVETASATVSSLVDEKKVADLPLNNRDLTQLVFLQPGVLQVPREQGNIGYRSGMGATFSVGGARGNQNTFLLDGMSNSDPSGNAAGAAQSYIGAETVKEFQIIINNYSAEYQSLPGAIVSAVTKSGTNTLHGSIFEYARNDNFDATKWDNKIVPLAAGQKSVKNEFKRNQFGGAIGGPIVRDHTFYFASYEGLRERQAASDTAFVPTVAARQGILPITTSLTAANCTASSGVVDLANAVCALPVAASVRAHLALWPVPGVGNTMGNSDNGRVEIFGVQRAPVNDDYVNGKIDHQFAGQRAGFISGTFSFDDANRDILRMLGDLANRGTLSRKYVLAFKHTSVLTPATINEFGFGFNRTNIIGEIPLDGDSDIAGLAFLPGAKRLGQLSVGNIASLGYSNSEAPTLERTISLKDGLSLSRGNHSFRTGVELQLIRDEDNSCPPGCYGNYNFQDLRRFITGVVRRYDALLPTAAGFPGFKMKQSLFGAYFQDDYRIMNSLTLNLGMRYEFVTIPKEVNGNLRIMKRFEDPALVPGPFFASNPTTKSFSPRFGFAYAPGSRKTSIRGGAGIFYDHPMLYETRTNLGEMPPFRSVGQVSIDNPGTPAIPFPNGYGAITSPNVTLTTNLRTAQWNIDTTYIYRWNLTLQREIMGDWLVSAGYTGSRAVHLWNQYVPNLNKWIGWPNQPTGAKYFPATNEAGFGGRIQPNFAQIRWQASNGSSYHHGLALSGQRRLRNGLQFQISYNFAKTIDQGTDVTGGELGTNQRTLYMWDTHLLKALSSQDVRHAFTANYSYELPLARGRTGIAGAIAKGWQLNGIITLTSGYPLTIVDSNSAQLTRMAENGGLAVNMIPNGDSNPTVGTTAGCGTGTSAVTGGQTLGAAHRSGGILYYDPCQFEASTLGYYGTLGRNTLITPGLASTDFSLFKNFDLSEGRRFQFRAELFNVLNRVNLSIPDTTPLDANGIRDSAAGRINATRGSARQIQFALKYIF